In a single window of the Littorina saxatilis isolate snail1 linkage group LG3, US_GU_Lsax_2.0, whole genome shotgun sequence genome:
- the LOC138962743 gene encoding uncharacterized protein, translated as MMFRLVLLSVCVAFCGACSCAPSYFPDALCRPRILFRGAAIAEGTEGKEPEQPTNPNMMIIRYYTRVFTVRVDQAFRMPASLRNNQTITIKTSSSGSMCGTGFTLNEDTLFAAYMRQSGEVRTNMCSPNTRWNYLSARSQQLLESNDFPQYCANLDTNKGNGFLMPEVRPVLATQP; from the exons ATGATGTTTCGTCTGGTCCTTCTCAGCGTGTGCGTTGCTTTCTGTGGCGCCTGCAGCTGTGCCCCAAGTTATTTTCCTGACGCCTTATGCAGACCAAGAATTC tcTTTCGAGGAGCGGCGATTGCGGAGGGAACAGAGGGCAAAGAACCGGAGCAACCAACCAATCCTAATATGATGATTATTCGCTACTACACGCGTGTGTTCACTGTCAGAGTGGATCAAGCCTTCAGG ATGCCAGCCAGTCTGAGGAACAATCAGACGATCACTATCAAGACTTCTTCCTCTGGAAGTATGTGTGGCACAGGGTTCACTCTCAACGAGGACACACTCTTCGCTG CCTACATGCGTCAAAGTGGCGAGGTGCGCACCAATATGTGTTCCCCCAACACACGCTGGAATTACCTGAGCGCAAGGTCCCAGCAGCTGTTGGAAAGCAACGACTTTCCGCAGTACTGTGCCAACCTCGACACAAACAAAGGGAATGGCTTCTTGATGCCAGAGGTCCGCCCCGTCCTCGCCACGCAGCCTTGA